Proteins encoded together in one Cicer arietinum cultivar CDC Frontier isolate Library 1 chromosome 4, Cicar.CDCFrontier_v2.0, whole genome shotgun sequence window:
- the LOC140920042 gene encoding uncharacterized protein, whose translation MNGAVEAANKNIKKIIQKMVITYKDWHEMLPFALHGYRTSVRTSTGATPFSLVYGMEAVLPIEVEIPSLRVLMEAKLEESEWIQTLYGMEVVLPIEVEIPSLRVLMEAKLEESEWVQTRFDQLNLIEEKRLAALCHGKLYQKRLKKAYEKKICPREFQEGDLVLKKILPIQKDYRGKWTPNYDGPYVVKKAFSCGALILTNMDGKDLALPVNSDAVKKYYV comes from the exons ATGAATGGTGCAGTTGAAGCGgcaaataaaaacatcaaaaaaattattcagaaaATGGTTATAACATACAAAGATTGGCATGAGATGTTGCCATTTGCACTACATGGGTATCGTACTTCGGTACGCACTTCAACTGGGGCAACCCCTTTTTCCTTAGTATATGGGATGGAGGCTGTGCTACCTATTGAAGTAGAAATCCCCTCGCTCAGAGTATTAATGGAAGCTAAACTAGAGGAGTCGGAATGGATACAAACGC TATATGGGATGGAGGTTGTGCTACCTATTGAAGTAGAAATCCCCTCGCTAAGAGTATTAATGGAAGCTAAACTAGAGGAGTCAGAATGGGTACAAACACGTTTCgatcaattgaatttgattgaagaaaaaaggttggcGGCCTTATGTCATGGGAAATTATATCAGAAAAGATTGAAGAAAGcgtatgagaaaaaaatatgtcCTCGAGAATTCCAGGAAGGTGATCTGGTGCTGAAAAAAATCTTACCCATTCAAAAGGATTATCGTGGGAAATGGACTCCTAACTATGATGGGCCATACGTCGTGAAGAAAGCTTTCTCATGTGGAGCTTTGATCCTTACGAATATGGATGGAAAAGATTTAGCTCTTCCTGTAAACTCAGATGCCGTAAAAAAGTATTATGTTTAA
- the LOC101488624 gene encoding uncharacterized protein: MLERTCCALAWAAHRLRQYMLCHTTYLISKMDPIKYIFEKPALTGRIARWQVMLSEYDITYVTQKAIKGSALAYYLANQPVDDYKSMQCEFPDESIMVLSEEYDDGKWTLLFDGASNIMGHGIGVVLISPKKKFIPITARLCFDCTNNMAEYEACAMGVLAALESKAKVLEVYGDSALVINQLNQEWETRDKKLIPYFTYIKELSLEFDKITFHHVPREDNQLADALATLSSMFQINRNDEIPSIKMESRDYPAYCHVMEEETDGKPWYHDIKHYLINREYPPGISENEKRTLRRLSASFFVNENILYKRNHDMVLLRCVDVNEAKEILQDIHDGSYGIHMNGHAMSRKILWAGYYCAPEHPFSALVVLNVGHKRHRNDRTESIKWTLLHLGGN, encoded by the exons ATGTTAGAGCGTACTTGTTGTGCCTTAGCATGGGCGGCTCATCGCTTAAGGCAATACATGCTTTGCCATACAACTTATTTGATATCCAAAATGGATCCAATCAAGTACATTTTTGAAAAGCCCGCTCTCACAGGGCGAATTGCTCGATGGCAGGTGATGTTATCAGAATATGATATTACCTATGTTACTCAGAAAGCCATCAAAGGGAGTGCCTTAGCATATTATCTAGCTAATCAACCAGTTGATGATTATAAATCAATGCAATGTGAATTCCCAGACGAAAGTATCATGGTTTTGTCTGAAGAATATGATGATGGAAAATGGACCTTGTTGTTCGACGGGGCCTCAAACATAATGGGGCATGGGATTGGGGTTGTTTTAATATCTCCAAAAAAGAAGTTCATACCTATCACGGCgcgattgtgttttgattgtaccaATAATATGGCAGAATATGAAGCTTGCGCCATGGGAGTTTTGGCGGCTTTGGAATCAAAAGCAAAAGTTCTAGAAGTATATGGAGATTCAGCCCTAGTCATTAATCAGCTTAACCAAGAATGGGAAACTCGAGATAAGAAGTTAATACCTTATTTTACCTACATAAAAGAATTGTCTTtagaatttgacaaaatcacgtTTCACCATGTCCCTCGAGAAgacaatcaattggctgatgCTTTGGCTACTTTATCATCTATGTTCCAAATAAATCGAAACGATGAAATCCCATCAATTAAAATGGAGAGTCGAGATTATCCAGCCTACTGCCATGTCATGGAAGAAGAAACTGACGGAAAACCGTGGTATCACGACATCAAACATTATCTTATAAATAGAGAATATCCTCCCGGAATATCGGAGAATGAGAAAAGAACTTTGAGACGGTTATCCGCGAGCTTTTTTGTGaacgaaaatattttgtataagagGAATCACGATATGGTACTCCTCAGATGTGTTGATGTTAATGAGGCGAAAGAAATTCTACAAGATATCCACGATGGCTCTTATGGGATCCATATGAATGGACACGCCATGTCTAGAAAGATTCTTTGGGCTGGATATTATTG TGCCCCTGAACACCCTTTCAGCGCCCTGGTCGTTCTCAATGTGGGGCATAAACGTCATCGGAATGATCGAACTGAAAGCATCAAATGGACATTGCTTCATCTTGGTGGCAATTGA
- the LOC140920043 gene encoding uncharacterized protein, whose translation MIGSVSSNFSDLFIIGERVEMGLKTGKIASGYTGLNNIKKLPAGANKKKQEESHFVASNPTNPSFVRRPYAAATSQISSTLSQHLRGNQDSYESQGKNYCGRKFVHFDPIPMTYAELLPHLVSNSMVALCPGKTIEPPYPKGYDLNAVCDYHSGAVGHSTENCLALKFKVHDLLKAGWLNFKENEPSVKNNPLPVHDNKAVPWNYNVEVHLAKQKNKDVSSSKTTAVTNISGIRGMTRNGRIYSPGKSQREMRVVFEKAYIDKEEKKVEKEKVENEVSNEEAQEFLKIIKQSEYKIVDQLNHTPTRISLLSLLTNYESHRKLLMKILNEAHVTHDITVDKFGGIINNITANNHLTFTDDELSTEGRGHNKALHISVMCLDHIMSRVLIDNGSSLNVISKSTLAKLHCDGTYMRPSPMVVRDFDRSRREVMGEIDLPVQIGPVTFEITFHVMDIVPAYSCLLERPWIHSAGVVPSTLHQKLKGHHPWHGLGKDEERLKEPVELPENRDKWGLGYKPTRDDKRRLVKEKREKRLAQIENRESRIERIPICDIRQSF comes from the exons ATGATAGGAAGcgtttcatcaaatttttcagaTCTCTTCATCATAGGTGAAAGAGTAGAAATGGGATTGAAAACCGGAAAGATTGCTTCCGGCTATACCGgattaaataacataaaaaagttGCCCGCAGGTGCGAATAAGAAAAAGCAGGAAGAAAGCCATTTTGTGGCGTCAAACCCAACTAATCCTTCTTTTGTGCGTCGCCCTTACGCCGCTGCAACTTCACAAATCTCAAGTACTCTAAGTCAACACTTACGAGGGAATCAAGATTCATATGAAAGTCAGGGGAAAAACTATTGTGGGAGGAAGTTCGTACATTTCGACCCAATCCCTATGACCTATGCAGAGTTATTACCGCATCTGGTTAGCAATTCTATGGTTGCACTATGTCCCGGGAAAACTATAGAACCACCCTACCCGAAAGGATATGACTTGAACGCCGTGTGTGATTACCACTCTGGGGCTGTAGGACACTCTACTGAAAATTGCTTAGCTTTAAAATTTAAGGTGCACGATTTGCTTAAGGCTGGATggttgaattttaaagaaaacgaGCCTAGCGTGAAGAATAATCCTCTACCAGTCCATG ACAACAAAGCCGTACCTTGGAACTATAATGTAGAGGTACATCTAGCTAAACAGAAGAACAAAGATGTTTCTAGCTCTAAAACCACCGCTGTCACGAACATTTCAGGAATAAGAGGAATGACTAGAAATGGTCGGATATACTCCCCAGGAAAATCACAAAGAGAAATGAGAGTGGTGTTTGAGAAGGCATACATAGATAAAGAGGAAAAGAAAGTCGAAAAGGAGAAAGTAGAAAATGAGGTTTCTAATGAAGAAGCTCAGGAATTTCTCAAAATCATCAAACAAAGTGAATACAAAATAGTCGACCAACTCAACCATACTCCTACAAGGATTTCGTTGTTATCCCTATTGACGAATTATGAGTCCCACCGGAAGCTATTGATGAAAATACTAAATGAGGCTCATGTCACTCACGACATCACCGTGGACAAATTTGGaggcatcataaataacatcacAGCCAACAATCACCTAACTTTCACAGATGATGAGCTGTCGACCGAAGGGAGAgggcataataaagcactacacatatCAGTAATGTGTCTCGACCATATAATGTCAAGAGTCCTCATTGACAATGGCTCCTCGCTGAAtgtcatatcaaaatcaacattaGCAAAACTACATTGTGATGGTACATATATGAGACCAAGTCCCATGGTTGTTAGAGATTTCGACAGGAGTCGCAGAGAAGTAATGGGGGAAATCGATCTCCCAGTTCAAATAGGTCCGGTCACATTTGAAATCACGTTTCACGTGATGGATATTGTACCCGCTTATAGTTGCTTATTGGAGAGGCCATGGATCCATTCTGCCGGCGTAGTGCCGTCAACCTTACACCAAAAGCTGAA AGGACACCATCCATGGCACGGGTTGGGGAAGGATGAAGAAAGGCTCAAAGAACCGGTGGAACTTCCTGAAAATAGAGATAAGTGGGGTTTAGGTTACAAACCGACCAGGGATGACAAACGGAGATTGGtcaaagagaaaagagaaaaaagattAGCTCAAATTGAAAATCGAGAATCAAGAATCGAAAGGATTCCCATCTGTGACATCCGACAGAGTTTCTAA